From Bacillota bacterium:
TTCGGAAGTATTTCCGGGCCTGTATACCGGTGGCGAAATTAAGACGACAGTCAGCAGATCGTTTTCTTGTAAATATCTAACTTGCGTGTGAAAACTTGACTGAAATATAAGTTTTGGGTATAATTCTCTCTAGTACCGTAGTTTGTACTTCTTGGCGATGGTCGCCAGTTTTCTGCATATTGATAATGGGTAGGAATAATAACACAGGTAGAAAGGAAGTTGAAATATGGATACATTACTTAAACGCGTTAGAAGAATCACCCAACTGATGCAAAACGAGGGAGAAGATGTAGCCTTTGCCGATATCGCTCGGGTTTTGGCCGCAGAGATGCAAGACACTAGTGTTTATGTGGTGAACCGCAAAGGGAAAATTCTCGGTTATGCCTTGCCGATTGGCTATGAGACCACCGATTTTGATGCCGACTGGCTAATGGAAGGCAGGCTTCCCGAGGATTACAACGAGATACTCCTCCGGGTAGGCACCCTAACGGCAGAGAAGGATGTCGCCACCGCTCTTGGAGTAAAAGTTGCATTGATTGCTCCGGTGGTGGGCAGCGGACGCCGTTTGGGCACGTTGATGATGGTTAGGGATGGTGAGCGCTTCAACGACGACGATAACCTCGTTGCCGAGATTG
This genomic window contains:
- the codY gene encoding GTP-sensing pleiotropic transcriptional regulator CodY, translated to MDTLLKRVRRITQLMQNEGEDVAFADIARVLAAEMQDTSVYVVNRKGKILGYALPIGYETTDFDADWLMEGRLPEDYNEILLRVGTLTAEKDVATALGVKVALIAPVVGSGRRLGTLMMVRDGERFNDDDNLVAEIASTVIGMIMAHAMSEEEEDEVTERKMAISAIRSLSYSEIVAMQRIFDELNGDEGLLVASRVADEAGITRSVVVNALRKLSSANVIESRSLGMKGTYLRILNKELRAELERQRYPYPAETAELKRKKA